aatattatgtaTAGTATATTTCTGACACTACTactattcacacatatatatatattttggcgTGCATattattaataacattattattattattatatattcatTGGTTTCTCGTATTTGATACTATTATTACATTTAATCtcgcatgcattgttattgttttttttattgtcaTATTCGTTATTTGCTTCCATATATTTCTGGCtcttttgttcatttttatttcacatcaatttgctttgtattattttgaaaatcttatccatgttttcttaattaatttcaataatcaaggcaacGTACCGGTTTAATATTAAGTCAtagatttcatcgctatgttgggtgaacatcaatcgactcatgttaaaacggtatgtccttctcaaaacccaaaaaattgaaaattcttgTGTTTCAATCAGATCATGGTTAAAtcttacattgaactcgtatttttgaaaatcaagacaacacgtgttttactatataccaattttgggcgtcgcgagggtgctaataccttcctcgcgcgtaaccgactcccgaaccctacttttttctctggattttcacgtagacctaaattcagccttctttttgttttaaaaataaattcattaggtgtccgatcacacctataaaaaggaccggtggcgactcccttttatttcaaaatcaaactttagtttttaagttttcactgaatcgccacaattagcgaccaagctaaatttttacgtcgctacatgcaattttatatataaaattttgatttgatccaattctcataaattattaacacaattattgatatagcataattttatgtttatatattgcatacacatataattatatttattcaatataaaaataaattaatgtgtttatttaaatataaatgattgaatcaaaattaaagtttcatttgtataattgcaccaaattaaagctTATGTTATAAATTGCACATTGAATcatagttcatgtataattttaggatttatcccctttatttaataactaaagtccaataaaccttaatcaaattaaatcacttttaatttagaCTAACcttttataatagtaaataataacatgtaaatactcttattatatatgtgatgttcaTATTTACGAATACAAATAATCGGATAAAAGCTAAactaatttaaaaagaattagccAAAACTCACAAATTATAAGTACAAATTGTGAGATTCAAAcccaaaattttaagatttaggaTCTCaacttttaccaaaaaaaaaactatatttttttttcccattttatcaaGATGCTTGGAAAAAAGTTCGGATTTAAAGTTATAATGCCATCAAGGGTTGAAGCAATGCAAATCAATTCTCACTTCACCAGTCATTAGTTGTAGAGGCGACACTAAGGGCTCACCCAAAAAtggacttttttttatataatcctTCTAAAAGTTCAAAGATTATAAACTAGTACAACAGTAAAATTGCATCTTaacacttttcaaaatttaaatttaaattttgacccTACTCCCAAATCTTTCTGTCTTCGCCACTAACTACTTAGCtaaatctttcaatttcaataaaaACATCAGAAATATTCTTGTATGGATTTAATagcattataaattattttatatttattaaatataaaatattatcgaAATCAATTGATTGCTTGTTACAACAAATTCTTATTACTCGTAACAAGATTAAAGTGATTATCCAGCAAACCATATGAAATCACAAATTGCAACAAATTAATTTGTTTACCTTTTATTTAATCATTCTTCTTTATTCTTGTTCTACAATGGGATAGAAAAGAAGTGGTTTTAGTGTGGCCCATTCGAAGTTTCAAGGAAAGGTCCACCCTTAGATACCTTCCTTCTTTACTTCAAGCTGCCCAAGTAGGCAAACCctaataattatgattaatgggTTGGCTTAAGTGAACAATGGTGGTACACcttcattcatcatttaatatgttaggtaaattatattagtagtggtttaattattagtattttttttgtcattCAATTATATAAAGTTACAAAAAAGtcatcaaattattcaattttgttatttttattattaataggctaaaaatggtaatttttaaaatcggtataatagcaactttaacccttaatattatacactgtgtcaatttagtcttgattctaaaaaaattaaccttcaacatttacaccatttaatttgggttttttttgcagttttaccttttttttatgtGATCCTTTCAcccaaaaagtaaaaaaataaattaactagttaaatttgattgaaaatatgcAAAAAATAGAAACACCAAAAAATCtaagataaattttttaatactttctcattcttttaaaattaaccagCAATGTCACTAAGAAAAGCAAAACtacaaaaaagaccaaattatataatgtgtaaatgttggCGGTTAATTCTTTTAGGATCAaaagtaaattgacataatttttaaatgttaaagttgatattatgtcaattttaaaagctgcCACCGTTAATCAACTAgtgacaaaagaaaataaaattaaatagttaaatgaccaaaaaagatatttattaataattaggtGATTATAATTTACCCAACATATTAATAATTTGTATTAAATAAGTGGCCAAAAACTTCACTACTTACTCTGATAAGTCTTGAATAAATGATTAGCAAAGTAAATAAActatatttgcaatttaaattagCTTAGTTGATCAAATTACtatatttaataaaagtaaaattatgatttagattTAGACATCGATTTATGAATAAATGTAGATGAGTAAAAATACAAGGGCAATGAAGGTGCTGGACCAAAACTAAAACTAGCTACCTTCTATAGTTGTATTAGACTTGGGACATAAAGTAAGCCGACAgcctatgttttgtattggtgtTGAAGGGCCCTCCTTTCCAATTTCAAACATCACCACGCTGTTTTATTTCCAAGTAAGATTCAATGATTTTAAGCTGTGTTCATTAGAGAAGGTTTCGAAGCTCAGGTAGTTCATCGTTTCTTGCAAAGCTTTCAACGGTCCAAATTCGATCTTCCACTTCAATTAGTTTACGTCTAGTTAAACTCCAAATAGTAATGAACCTTGACGCTCAAAATTTTCATTAcactttgtaattttttaaaacaatttaattacttCAAACCTGTAAAAATCCTTTGAAAAATGCAACTGGGTCTCccatgattttaatttttttttattaatctcccttaaaattaaaaaaaaaatctttaaaattttagttaaacaCCAAAACACAAAGAAGTAAATAAGTCCTTTTAACATGAGCTTCCGTACCAAAAATACTAATATGATATCCTGCAAATCAtacaagagagagagagagaattgaCCTCTCCACTTTCGGTGAAGTTTCCTAATTGGATTTTATTATACGTGGTGCTTTATGATTTAATTGGATCGAAGTAATAATGATTTGTTATTTTATACAGAAACAATCTAAGtgtgaaaagaaaattaatacTGAGATCCCAAAAATATCAGTTATTAGATGCCATAATTGCTTGAGAAAATTGGAGGgaccctaaaagaaaatttccagAAAACAGGAAAATGCTTCCACTTGGGATTGATTGAGAAATTTCCCACTGTTTAACTTGAATTGCCCTTGAAGATCCACGCTCAAAATGCAAGCAACTATATCAATTTAACATTAAATATCGGATAGGGTTGGGATTAGTTTGAGTTTGAGTTTTAGTTGTTGAATTGGTAAATAGATTTTTGTATTAAGAGTTGAattgtattttgtttcttttatttaaaaaatagataaattaatttctatacgttaaatcaaagagtaaattgttcatttttattaaaaattttatttatttctaccattaaaatTGTCTTGGATGACGAAATAACTAAATAATTACCcataatatataaagattaaattttaatagtaaaaatatataaaaattttaattaaaatattaatttattttaaatttaatatataaaatttaatttacttaataaaaaagataaaatgtaaTCCGTGTTTACTTTATTGGTAACATTTATGGCTGATCCGGATGTCATCATTATTCATTTCTAAGCTGCCAATAAGAAATCAGAGCCAGCAGGGAAAGGTTGATTAATTTCAGTTCCATGGTCAGCCTTTGCTATTTGATTTGACCTATGCCAAATGCAAAATTGAATGTTTATAGATAAAATTTACAGACTACTTCTAAccatgccatgctgaaatcttgtGTTATTATTTAGTCTTGTCAGGGCATGGTAGTTTtgaaaaactcaatttaaattaaaaagtttttaactttttttatgatTCCatcaattttgaatttcaattataTAGTTTAGGAGTTGaatcatatcattttattttcaaatttaagctGTTGGTTTTTAATgaacaaatcaaattaaattaattcaaatttagattTGTTGATACCAAGTTAAGATTATGGTAGCTAATGACAGTTCCCTCACTAAATGGGCAAATAGCTGTAAGATATGTCAAAGAGACCCTTATTCCTAGACTTTAACAGATCTTACAAAGAGCATTGTCAGTCATTTCCGGAACACCGCATGCCATTTCCTTATTAGTTTCACATCCCTTAAAACCTCAACTGACCTACTTATGCCCTTTTCTCCTAAGTATAGATTATCATGCCAAGACAACGAGTAAATACAGAGTATGGATAGCACAGTATGTGCTCGCCCTGCCGCAAGGTAAAGGGTTCCCAAGATCTTGATCGGCAGGATTTGGTGGTCACAGGTTTTTAGCTCGTGAGGTCGGCACATtgtgaaataaaatcaaaatcatacataaaccATGAGAAGAAAAGATAAACAAGAACTTTCATTGACGGTATAATGTATTACATATAACAAAAGTTAAATCTTTACAGGCAAACTAGAAACTATGCATTCAACATCATATAATTTCCAATTTAttgacaatttttttcatttaccaGTCACCCGATACCACCATAAACGGCCTGGACCGGCATTTTCACAGTTTCTTTAACTATCAAACACCACcaagaacataaaaaaaagaaaagaaaaagaggacaAGAAGCAAAATCATAAATCAGTTGGGGTACAAACCAGAGCTCTCTTTTGTAAATGTCTCAAGCTCTGTTCCATACTGACTTGAACCATCTCAGCCAACATCTTCTTTGCTTTACTCGATTGTTCATCGCCATCGATCTGCGATATTATGTTACAAACAATATTCTCTAATGTATCAGGTTGGAACTCAGACCTAGGATACGGTGTCTCCCTTAATAACCTCAAAAGTGTTTGAGCTTTCGTCTGAGATTTTGGTGTTCCTTGTACTGTAAGTTCAAGTAATCCAGGGATTACACCTTCTTTAAGAATCAGTTCCCTATATTTACATCGGTCACCCTCGCATATCGTCAATAAAGCCCCAACAGCATGTTCCCTAGCTTGACGAGTGCCGTTTTCAAGCACTTCGACAACTGCTAGTATCCCACCATCTTCAGCTGCTAAAGCTGTTCTTCCTTCATCGAACCCCACCATGGATTCTATCACCGAACAACATTTTTCAGCCGTTTTCGATGATCTCTTTGACGATTTCAGTAAAGTGACCACGGAAGGGACGGGATCGGTTTCGATAATGACAGTGAGATTATCGGTGTAAGTTGAGAGATTGGATAAAGCCATCACAGCATCAACTTTTGCTTGTGTGGTTCCATGTTTAAGGATATTTACAAGCAGAGGAATCGCACCGGAAGCGCCAATAATCGGTTTATTGCTGATCGAAGCAGATAGAGTTAGTAATGCTGCGGTTGCGGATTCTTGGAGGTTTATATTCTCACTTCGAAGGAATCTAATAACATGATCTAAAGCACCTGCTTCCACAATACTCATCTTATTCCTGCAAATTatgatgcaaaaaaaaaagaaaaaaaagaaagtttttaATCACATTTTCTCTTCATCAAAACACCAAATTGCAACAACTACAAGATCATGAATTTAATAATCAATCAAATACACAACAGATAATTTATGTTTTGTAATTAATCCCATAAGGTTGCTTCATTTGCAAGGAAACAAAAATATTACTtgttagattaaaaagtaaaaaaaagctTCCTAAAGGTCAACAAACAGATGAATTTATAATattcctctttttttttatggaaaGAAAGTGAATATATTTCTTCATCAACAGACAAATT
The Gossypium hirsutum isolate 1008001.06 chromosome A07, Gossypium_hirsutum_v2.1, whole genome shotgun sequence genome window above contains:
- the LOC107936633 gene encoding U-box domain-containing protein 4; the protein is MEAAADNQSPSSSDVDVTPRGASSAVLRALQLIQYDDSDSKLQAAKEIRRLTKTSQRCRRLLAEAVIPLVSMLRVDSPQSHHESALLALLNLAVKDERNKMSIVEAGALDHVIRFLRSENINLQESATAALLTLSASISNKPIIGASGAIPLLVNILKHGTTQAKVDAVMALSNLSTYTDNLTVIIETDPVPSVVTLLKSSKRSSKTAEKCCSVIESMVGFDEGRTALAAEDGGILAVVEVLENGTRQAREHAVGALLTICEGDRCKYRELILKEGVIPGLLELTVQGTPKSQTKAQTLLRLLRETPYPRSEFQPDTLENIVCNIISQIDGDEQSSKAKKMLAEMVQVSMEQSLRHLQKRALVCTPTDL